One Diospyros lotus cultivar Yz01 chromosome 1, ASM1463336v1, whole genome shotgun sequence genomic window carries:
- the LOC127809062 gene encoding outer envelope protein 80, chloroplastic: MQRNDGIRFTSSPLRIPLQPVRKHHPIPLFSNLQFTPQTLLSSTIARAKSAIDQFVGNLHPKRRTTLIHSKCSLLCSASLALARPDDLSAPAASETVVAQPKGSHSATGRHEEERVLISEVWVRNKDGEELERKDLENEALAALKACRPNSALTVREVQEDVHRIISSGYFCSCMPVAVDTRDGIRLLFQVEPNQDFQGLVCEGANVLPTKFIEDSFRDGYGKIVNIRRLDEVIDSINDWYMERGLFGMVSGVEILSGGIIRLQVSEAEVNNISIRFLDRKTGEPTVGKTKPETILRQLTTKKGQVYSMLQGKRDVDTVLTMGIMEDVSIVPQPAGDTGKVDLTMNVVERVSGGFSAGGGISSGITSGPLSGLIGSFAYSHRNVFGRNQKLNVSLERGQIDSIFRINYTDPWIEGDDKRTSRSVMIQNSRMPGTLVHGNQPDNSSLTISRVTAGIEFSRPFRPKWSGTAGLIFQHAGARDDKGNPIIKDFFSSPLTSSGNTHDDTLLAKFECVYTGSGDPGSSMFVFNMEQGLPVLPEWLFFNRVNARARKGLDIGPARFLLSVSGGHVVGNFSPHEAFAIGGTNSVRGYEEGAVGSGRSYAVGSGEIAFPLLGPLEGAIFADYGTDLGSGPTVPGDPAGARLKPGSGYGYGVGIRVDSPLGPLRLEYAFNDRKTGRFHFGVGLRN, translated from the exons ATGCAGAGAAACGACGGAATCCGTTTCACTTCCTCTCCTCTCAGAATCCCTCTCCAACCAGTCCGGAAGCACCACCCAATACCGCTTTTCTCCAACCTGCAATTCACGCCTCAAACCCTACTTTCTTCAACTATTGCCCGGGCCAAGTCCGCAATCGATCAATTCGTCGGCAACTTGCACCCCAAAAGAAGAACCACTCTAATTCACTCCAAATGCTCGCTACTGTGCTCCGCCTCGCTGGCTCTGGCCCGTCCCGATGATCTATCCGCTCCGGCCGCGTCCGAGACCGTGGTGGCTCAGCCAAAGGGCAGCCACTCGGCGACGGGGCGGCACGAGGAGGAAAGGGTGTTGATCAGTGAGGTATGGGTGAGGAACAAGGATGGCGAGGAGCTGGAGCGGAAGGACCTCGAGAACGAGGCCCTTGCTGCGCTCAAGGCGTGCCGCCCCAACTCCGCGCTTACAGTTCGGGAGGTCCAAGAGGATGTTCATAGGATTATAAGCAGTGGCTACTTCTGTTCTTGCATGCCTGTGGCCGTCGATACGCGGGATGGAATTCGGTTGCTATTTCAG GTAGAACCAAACCAAGATTTTCAAGGGTTGGTGTGTGAAGGGGCAAATGTTCTTCCAACGAAGTTTATAGAGGATTCTTTTCGCGATGGATATG GAAAAATTGTCAATATTAGGCGTTTAGATGAGGTAATAGACTCCATCAATGACTGGTACATGGAGAGGGGCCTTTTTGGCATG GTTTCTGGTGTTGAGATTCTTTCTGGGGGTATTATCAGGTTACAAGTTTCTGAAGCTGAGGTCAACAACATCTCCATACGCTTCCTTGACAGGAAGAC AGGCGAGCCTACTGTGGGGAAGACAAAGCCTGAAACAATACTTCGGCAACTTACTACCAAGAAGGGGCAG GTTTACAGCATGCTTCAAGGGAAAAGGGATGTCGATACTGTGTTAACAATGGGTATCATGGAAGATGTTAGTATTGTTCCACAGCCTGCTGGAG ATACTGGTAAGGTTGATTTGACAATGAATGTTGTCGAGCGTGTAAGTGGAGGCTTCTCTGCTGGTGGGGGGATTTCAAGTGG GATAACAAGTGGCCCTCTATCAGGACTAATCGGAAG CTTTGCATATTCACATAGAAATGTTTTTGGGAGAAACCAAAAACTCAATGTGTCATTAGAGAGAGGTCAAATTGACTCAATATTCCGCATAAACTACACAGACCCATGGATTGAAGGAGATGATAAACGAACATCAAGATCAGTCATGATTCAG AATTCAAGGATGCCAGGCACACTTGTTCATGGAAACCAACCTGACAATAGTAGCCTGACCATAAGCCGGGTAACAGCAGGCATTGAGTTCAGCCGCCCATTCAGACCAAAGTGGAGTGGAACAGCAGGACTTATTTTCCAG CATGCTGGAGCTCGTGATGATAAAGGTAACCCCATTATTAAGGACTTCTTCAGTAGCCCTCTTACTTCAAG TGGCAATACTCATGATGATACATTGCTTGCTAAATTTGAGTGTGTTTACACTGGTTCTGGTGACCCTGGGTCCTCAATG TTTGTGTTCAACATGGAGCAAGGACTTCCTGTGTTGCCTGAATGGTTATTTTTTAACCGAGTGAATGCTCGTGCAAGGAAGGGTTTAGATATTGGTCCTGCTCGCTTTCTTTTGAG TGTATCTGGAGGCCATGTGGTTGGCAATTTCTCCCCACACGAGGCATTTGCGATTGGAGGGACTAACAGTGTGAGAGGTTATGAAGAAGGTGCAGTTGGGTCAGGGCGGTCTTATGCCGTTGGCTCTGGAGAAATCGCATTTCCACTA TTGGGACCCCTAGAAGGGGCTATTTTTGCTGATTATGGAACCGATCTTGGCTCAGGACCTACTGTGCCTG GCGATCCAGCCGGGGCGAGACTAAAGCCCGGAAGCGGTTACGGGTACGGAGTTGGGATACGCGTGGACTCGCCGTTGGGGCCGCTGCGACTAGAATACGCCTTCAACGACAGAAAAACAGGGAGGTTTCACTTTGGGGTGGGTCTCCGGAATTAA